In the genome of Polaribacter atrinae, one region contains:
- a CDS encoding FIST signal transduction protein, which produces MKTVQLKKHKNADLKYLSENITLKAPLVLVFGNRYLLEDETIFEEIRDKFKDGHFVFGSACGDISSESIDDESITITAIEFEKSNFIIKTTNVLNTDSDAKVDSFKVGKDLISQFPEEGLKHIFVISEGSFINGSQLTEGMNSATDNNLLITGALCGDDARFEKTIASYNEKPKVGEIVAIGLYGESLEITFSINGGWTPFGPERIVTKSEGNTLYELDNLPALDLYKKYLGEKSKELPGAALLYPLNVKTEDGHNTIVRSILNIDEAENSMILAGDILENSKVQLMMTNVDNIVNAAEKAAKSALEFRNKKPELAILVSCIGRKLVLDQRVEEEVEEVMEVVGDATTITGLYSYGEIAPFIGENSCQLHNQTMTVTLISE; this is translated from the coding sequence ATGAAAACCGTACAACTTAAAAAACATAAAAATGCTGATTTGAAATACTTATCGGAAAATATAACTTTAAAAGCACCGTTAGTACTTGTATTTGGAAATAGATATTTATTAGAAGATGAAACTATTTTTGAAGAAATTAGAGACAAATTTAAAGACGGACATTTTGTTTTTGGTTCTGCTTGTGGAGATATTTCATCAGAATCTATTGATGATGAAAGTATTACTATTACAGCTATAGAATTTGAGAAAAGTAATTTTATTATTAAAACTACAAATGTTTTAAATACTGATTCTGATGCTAAAGTAGATAGTTTTAAAGTTGGAAAGGATTTAATTAGCCAATTTCCTGAAGAAGGTTTAAAGCACATTTTTGTAATTTCTGAAGGTAGTTTTATAAACGGTAGTCAATTAACAGAAGGGATGAATTCTGCTACAGATAATAACTTATTAATTACTGGAGCTTTGTGTGGTGATGATGCTAGATTTGAAAAAACAATAGCTTCTTATAACGAAAAACCAAAAGTAGGAGAAATAGTTGCTATTGGTTTGTATGGAGAATCTTTAGAAATAACATTTTCTATTAATGGAGGTTGGACTCCTTTTGGACCAGAACGAATTGTAACAAAATCTGAAGGAAATACGTTATATGAATTAGATAACTTACCAGCATTAGATTTATACAAAAAATATTTAGGAGAAAAATCTAAAGAATTGCCAGGAGCAGCCTTATTATATCCATTAAATGTAAAAACAGAAGATGGGCATAATACGATTGTAAGAAGTATTTTAAATATAGATGAAGCAGAAAATTCTATGATTTTGGCTGGTGATATTTTAGAAAATTCTAAAGTACAATTAATGATGACCAATGTAGATAACATTGTAAATGCAGCAGAAAAAGCGGCTAAAAGTGCTCTTGAGTTTAGAAATAAGAAACCAGAATTAGCAATTTTAGTAAGTTGTATTGGTAGAAAATTGGTTTTAGACCAAAGAGTAGAAGAAGAGGTAGAAGAAGTGATGGAAGTTGTAGGAGATGCCACAACCATAACAGGCTTGTATTCTTATGGAGAAATAGCCCCTTTTATTGGAGAAAATAGTTGTCAACTTCATAACCAAACCATGACAGTTACACTAATAAGCGAATAA
- a CDS encoding PAS domain-containing sensor histidine kinase — protein MSQHQIEILERALKREKAARKAAEKILEDKSRDLYDLSEKLKGSNLKLNELLEEKSSTLKGLFDNINDAYLVMDLFGNVMKMNEVAVSLFGYNIEIENFNVTEIIYPEDIEYTYKSFTELYEKGFFNGFTARVYTKNKEVKWVQINATIVYNKENKAIAAQGIIRDITKEKEEEYLLVESENRLSALVLNLNSGIVLEDENRKIVLSNTKFCELFKVDAQPQDLLGMDCKMASEQNKYLFKESAAFVDRMDEIVAAKKPVFGDQLEMIDGIILERNYIPIFIQGKVKGYLWTFRDITIEKKYSLSLEIEKEKYSNIIANMNLGLVEINTDDQISMVNQSFLEMSGYAKDELIGKVGCDIFAFDEGLEVVRNQKEKRLKGEPSSFEFKTKNKSGETKYWLVSAAPNYNLFGENIGSIALNLDITKFKRLQLQKEQILKELEKSNEHLHEYAHIVSHDLKSPLRSIEALVSWIKADNEGKFDEMTLQNFDLVEITLETMEKLISDVLEYSSAGSSSQEDEDVDLNNTLSDLKKILFIPENIAVNVLKTLPIVKGDKTKFQQLFQNFISNAIKFCDKEIGIVEVDYKEDTTFHQFSIRDNGIGIEKKYHDKIFEVFTSLNKREDSTGIGLSIVKKIIDLHEGAIWLESEPNKGTTFYFTIKKT, from the coding sequence ATGAGTCAACATCAAATAGAAATATTAGAACGAGCACTAAAACGTGAAAAAGCAGCGAGAAAAGCTGCTGAGAAAATTCTTGAAGATAAATCTAGGGATTTATACGATCTTTCAGAGAAATTAAAAGGTTCTAATTTAAAGCTTAATGAACTTTTAGAAGAAAAATCTTCTACATTAAAAGGTCTTTTTGATAACATTAATGATGCATATCTAGTGATGGATTTGTTTGGTAATGTTATGAAAATGAATGAGGTGGCTGTAAGTCTTTTTGGATACAATATTGAAATAGAAAACTTTAATGTTACAGAAATTATCTATCCAGAAGATATCGAATATACCTATAAATCTTTTACAGAATTATATGAAAAAGGTTTTTTTAATGGTTTTACAGCAAGAGTTTACACTAAAAATAAAGAGGTTAAATGGGTGCAAATAAATGCAACTATTGTTTATAATAAAGAGAATAAAGCAATTGCTGCTCAGGGTATTATTAGAGATATTACCAAAGAAAAAGAAGAGGAGTATTTATTAGTAGAGTCAGAAAATAGGTTGTCTGCACTTGTGCTAAATCTTAATAGTGGTATTGTTTTAGAAGATGAAAATAGAAAAATAGTATTATCAAACACAAAGTTTTGCGAATTATTTAAAGTAGATGCACAGCCTCAAGACTTATTGGGGATGGATTGTAAAATGGCATCAGAACAAAATAAATATTTATTTAAAGAATCAGCAGCTTTTGTTGATAGAATGGATGAAATTGTGGCCGCTAAAAAGCCTGTTTTTGGTGACCAATTAGAAATGATAGATGGTATCATTCTAGAAAGAAATTATATTCCAATATTTATTCAAGGAAAAGTAAAAGGTTATTTATGGACCTTTAGAGATATTACTATAGAAAAAAAATACAGCTTAAGTTTAGAGATAGAAAAAGAGAAGTATAGCAACATCATTGCCAATATGAATTTAGGATTGGTAGAGATTAATACAGACGATCAAATTTCGATGGTAAATCAAAGTTTTTTAGAAATGTCTGGCTATGCTAAAGATGAATTAATAGGAAAAGTAGGATGTGATATTTTTGCCTTTGATGAAGGTTTAGAAGTTGTAAGAAATCAAAAAGAAAAACGTCTAAAAGGAGAACCTTCATCTTTTGAGTTTAAGACAAAAAATAAAAGTGGAGAAACTAAATATTGGTTGGTAAGTGCTGCGCCAAACTATAATTTGTTTGGAGAAAATATTGGTTCTATTGCTTTGAACTTAGATATTACTAAATTTAAAAGATTACAATTACAAAAAGAGCAGATTTTAAAAGAATTAGAAAAAAGTAATGAACATTTACATGAGTATGCACATATTGTTTCTCATGATTTAAAATCGCCACTTAGAAGTATTGAGGCATTAGTTTCTTGGATTAAAGCAGATAATGAAGGGAAGTTTGATGAAATGACTCTTCAAAATTTTGATCTTGTAGAAATAACTTTAGAAACAATGGAAAAATTAATTTCTGATGTTTTAGAATATTCTAGTGCAGGGTCTAGTTCTCAAGAAGACGAAGATGTAGATTTAAATAATACGTTATCAGATTTAAAAAAGATATTATTTATTCCAGAAAATATAGCTGTTAATGTCTTAAAAACATTACCGATAGTTAAAGGAGATAAGACAAAATTTCAGCAGTTATTTCAAAATTTTATAAGTAATGCAATTAAGTTTTGTGACAAAGAAATAGGGATTGTAGAAGTAGATTATAAAGAAGATACTACTTTTCATCAATTTTCTATTAGAGACAATGGTATTGGAATTGAAAAAAAATATCATGATAAAATTTTTGAAGTTTTTACCTCTTTAAATAAAAGAGAAGATTCAACAGGAATAGGGTTGTCAATTGTAAAAAAAATAATTGACTTACATGAGGGAGCTATTTGGTTAGAAAGTGAACCAAATAAGGGAACTACTTTTTATTTCACCATTAAAAAAACTTAA
- a CDS encoding heme NO-binding domain-containing protein: MKGIVFTEFLDLVEEKFGLEMVDKIIYQSELASEGIYTSVGTYSFSEMLQLVTNLSDNTGISTDDLLLVYAEHFFGMIEKSYPGLLATYKDPIEMLASIENHIHVEVQKIYPEAELPTFIVEEKTENSLTMVYKSSRAMHHFGLGLMNKTFEHFNTEASIVLEKIKEDGTEVRFIVNKK, translated from the coding sequence ATGAAAGGAATAGTTTTTACAGAGTTTTTAGATTTAGTTGAAGAAAAGTTCGGACTAGAGATGGTAGATAAAATCATTTATCAATCAGAATTAGCATCAGAAGGGATTTATACGTCTGTAGGAACATATAGCTTTTCAGAGATGCTACAATTAGTTACAAACCTTAGTGATAATACAGGGATTTCTACCGATGATTTGTTATTAGTATATGCAGAACATTTTTTTGGAATGATAGAAAAGAGTTATCCAGGTCTTTTAGCAACGTATAAAGATCCAATTGAAATGTTAGCTTCTATTGAAAATCATATACATGTAGAGGTGCAAAAAATTTATCCTGAAGCAGAATTACCAACATTTATAGTAGAAGAAAAAACAGAAAATTCTTTAACCATGGTGTATAAGTCTAGTAGAGCGATGCATCATTTTGGATTAGGATTAATGAATAAAACTTTTGAGCATTTTAATACAGAGGCATCTATTGTCTTAGAAAAAATTAAAGAAGACGGTACAGAGGTTCGATTTATTGTTAATAAAAAATAA
- a CDS encoding response regulator, with product MSKNLKVLLIEDNLIEIMKMKRTLSLLKLDHTMQEAKNGEIALEFLQDKSNFPDLILLDLNMPKMSGIEFLSILKKDENIQHIPTVILTTSDNQKDLEECYKLGVSGYILKPLKYDDYVKKIETVLSYWSVNELKKY from the coding sequence ATGTCTAAAAATTTGAAAGTATTGTTAATTGAAGATAATCTAATAGAAATAATGAAAATGAAAAGAACACTTTCATTATTAAAATTAGATCATACAATGCAGGAAGCTAAAAATGGCGAAATAGCATTAGAGTTTTTACAAGATAAAAGTAATTTTCCTGATTTAATTTTATTAGATTTAAACATGCCTAAAATGAGTGGTATAGAGTTTTTATCGATCTTAAAAAAGGATGAAAATATACAACACATTCCAACAGTAATTTTAACTACTTCAGATAATCAAAAAGATTTAGAAGAATGTTATAAATTAGGTGTTTCTGGTTATATTTTAAAGCCTTTAAAATATGACGATTATGTTAAAAAAATTGAAACGGTATTGTCTTACTGGAGTGTTAATGAATTAAAAAAATACTAA
- a CDS encoding bifunctional 4-hydroxy-2-oxoglutarate aldolase/2-dehydro-3-deoxy-phosphogluconate aldolase: MAQFSRLEVAQVMKETGMIPLFFHNDIELSKKVLKACYDGGARLMEFTARGDFAHEVFGELTKYAIAELPGMIMGVGSVTDAGAASLYMALGANFIVTPVLREDIAIACNRKKVLWSPGCGTLTEITRAEELGCEIVKLFPGDIYGPQFVKGVKGPQPWTSLMPTGGVSPTEENLKGWFDAGVTCVGMGSKLISKEIISNEDYAKLEKDVRAALAIVKAVRK, from the coding sequence ATGGCACAATTTTCAAGATTAGAAGTAGCACAAGTAATGAAAGAAACAGGAATGATTCCTTTGTTTTTTCATAATGATATAGAATTAAGTAAAAAAGTATTAAAAGCATGTTACGATGGTGGAGCTCGTTTAATGGAGTTTACAGCACGTGGAGATTTTGCTCACGAAGTTTTTGGTGAGTTAACAAAATATGCTATTGCAGAATTACCAGGTATGATTATGGGTGTAGGTTCTGTTACAGATGCAGGAGCAGCATCATTGTATATGGCATTAGGAGCAAACTTTATTGTAACTCCTGTTTTAAGAGAAGATATTGCAATTGCTTGTAACCGTAAAAAAGTATTATGGTCTCCAGGTTGTGGTACCTTAACAGAAATAACTAGAGCAGAAGAATTAGGATGCGAAATCGTCAAATTATTCCCTGGTGATATTTATGGACCACAGTTTGTAAAAGGTGTTAAAGGACCACAACCTTGGACTAGTTTAATGCCAACAGGTGGAGTTTCTCCTACTGAAGAAAACTTAAAAGGTTGGTTTGATGCAGGTGTAACTTGTGTTGGAATGGGGTCTAAATTAATTTCAAAAGAAATTATTTCAAACGAAGATTATGCAAAATTAGAGAAAGATGTAAGAGCAGCTTTAGCTATTGTAAAAGCGGTTAGAAAATAA
- a CDS encoding 6-phosphofructokinase, with protein MKKSVAIMCGGGPAPGINTVISTVAKTFMKDGYEVIGVHHGYQGLLSENPVLEIFDFHRADRIFSRGGSSPIMSRFKPKDSDFKVDFFKKNNVKLLVTIGGDDTASTANRLTKYLKSEALDVRHIHVPKTIDNDLPLPDRNPTFGFHTAKDEGVRIGNTVYEDARTSENWFVMSAMGRSAGHLAFGIASACHFQMVIIPEMFNKTTITFEKLTNMIISSIIKCKIMGLEYGVALISEGVFHFMEEEEIINSGINFTYDDHGHPELGNVSKSHIFNYLLQIKLKEIGLDIKSRPVELGYELRCCNPIAFDLTLCTLLGIGVKKLFDQGATGCIVSANSRGDITPLYLKDFEDENGKIPPRLVDINSDMAQLFIENLFFLKEKDYENAKKYVTNPEAYDFKKILNWS; from the coding sequence ATGAAAAAATCTGTAGCTATAATGTGTGGAGGTGGTCCTGCTCCAGGAATTAATACAGTAATTAGTACTGTTGCTAAAACCTTTATGAAAGATGGTTATGAGGTAATTGGTGTTCATCATGGATATCAAGGATTGCTTTCAGAAAATCCTGTATTGGAGATTTTCGATTTTCATCGTGCAGATCGTATTTTTAGTAGAGGTGGTTCTAGTCCTATAATGAGTAGATTTAAACCTAAAGACAGTGACTTTAAAGTAGATTTTTTTAAGAAAAATAATGTAAAATTATTGGTTACTATTGGTGGAGATGATACCGCTTCTACAGCAAATAGATTAACCAAATATTTAAAAAGTGAAGCGTTAGATGTTAGACATATTCATGTTCCTAAAACAATAGATAACGATTTACCTTTACCAGACAGAAACCCAACATTTGGTTTTCATACAGCTAAAGATGAGGGTGTACGTATTGGAAATACCGTTTATGAAGATGCAAGAACCAGTGAGAATTGGTTTGTAATGTCTGCAATGGGACGTTCTGCAGGGCATTTAGCTTTCGGAATAGCCTCTGCATGTCATTTTCAGATGGTGATTATTCCAGAAATGTTTAACAAAACAACGATTACATTTGAGAAGTTAACCAATATGATTATTTCTTCTATTATTAAATGTAAAATTATGGGGCTTGAATATGGTGTAGCTTTAATTAGTGAAGGTGTTTTTCATTTCATGGAAGAAGAGGAAATTATAAATTCAGGAATTAATTTTACTTATGATGATCATGGGCATCCAGAGTTAGGTAACGTAAGCAAATCACATATATTTAATTACTTATTACAAATTAAATTAAAAGAAATAGGCTTAGATATAAAATCTAGACCTGTAGAGCTTGGTTATGAATTAAGATGTTGCAATCCTATTGCCTTTGATTTAACCTTGTGTACTTTACTAGGTATTGGTGTTAAAAAACTATTTGATCAAGGTGCAACAGGTTGTATTGTAAGCGCCAATTCTAGAGGAGATATTACTCCTTTATATTTAAAAGATTTTGAAGATGAAAATGGTAAAATTCCACCAAGATTAGTAGATATCAATTCTGATATGGCACAGTTATTCATAGAAAACTTATTCTTTTTAAAAGAAAAGGATTATGAAAATGCTAAAAAGTACGTGACCAATCCAGAAGCATACGATTTTAAAAAAATATTAAACTGGAGTTAA
- a CDS encoding sugar kinase has translation MAKVVTFGEIMLRLAPQGFLRFSQANNFDAVYGGGESNVAVSLANYGIDVDFVTRLPKNDIGECAMMEMRKRGVGVDKIVYGGDRLGIYFLETGAVSRGSKVVYDRAHSAIAEVESGMIDWDVVFEGCEWFHWTGIIPAISQGAADVTLEALKAASAKGITISTDLNYRAKLWNFCDDAHREAIMTELTSYCDIVLGNEEDAEMHFGIKPDGAAVQTAGHDVKAEAFLSVCKQMMEKFPRAKKVITTLRGSISASHNTWAGVLYDGKEMLQTRQYQITDIVDRVGGGDSFMGGLIYGLLTYPDNDQNALDFAVAASCLKHTIKGDANLVTVAEVNKLMGGDASGRVAR, from the coding sequence ATGGCAAAAGTAGTAACATTTGGAGAGATCATGTTAAGATTAGCTCCTCAAGGATTTTTAAGATTTTCACAAGCAAATAATTTTGATGCAGTTTACGGAGGTGGAGAATCTAATGTAGCAGTATCATTAGCTAACTACGGAATCGATGTAGATTTTGTAACGCGTTTACCAAAAAATGATATTGGTGAGTGTGCAATGATGGAAATGCGTAAAAGAGGTGTTGGTGTAGATAAGATTGTTTATGGTGGAGACCGTTTAGGTATCTATTTCTTAGAAACTGGTGCTGTATCTAGAGGATCTAAAGTGGTGTATGATAGAGCGCATTCTGCTATTGCAGAAGTAGAATCTGGAATGATCGATTGGGATGTAGTTTTTGAAGGTTGTGAATGGTTTCATTGGACAGGTATTATTCCTGCTATTTCTCAAGGTGCTGCTGATGTAACTTTAGAGGCTTTAAAAGCAGCTAGTGCAAAAGGAATTACTATTTCTACAGATTTAAACTACCGTGCAAAATTATGGAATTTCTGTGATGACGCTCATAGAGAGGCTATCATGACAGAATTAACTTCTTACTGTGATATCGTTTTAGGAAATGAAGAAGACGCAGAAATGCATTTCGGAATTAAGCCTGATGGAGCTGCAGTTCAAACAGCAGGACATGATGTAAAAGCAGAAGCTTTCTTATCTGTTTGTAAACAAATGATGGAGAAATTTCCAAGAGCTAAAAAGGTAATTACTACTTTAAGAGGTTCTATTTCTGCTTCTCACAATACTTGGGCAGGAGTTTTATATGATGGAAAAGAAATGTTACAAACACGTCAATACCAAATTACAGATATCGTAGATAGAGTAGGTGGTGGAGATTCTTTTATGGGAGGTTTAATCTACGGATTATTAACATATCCAGATAACGATCAAAATGCATTAGACTTTGCAGTTGCTGCATCTTGTTTAAAACACACTATTAAAGGTGATGCAAACTTAGTTACCGTTGCAGAAGTAAATAAATTGATGGGTGGTGATGCATCTGGAAGAGTAGCTAGATAA
- a CDS encoding LacI family DNA-binding transcriptional regulator has translation MIKKKTTIKDIASVLNISPAAVSKALHNDSRISEKTKKAVRQVAKNLNYQPNHLASALRSGKSKLVGVIVPRTNSNFFSSVIQNIEEVLNKEGYNIIITQSNESFKKECASIDTLLFTQVDGIIASMANETVDLSYYEKVKKAGIPLITFDRGENDLNVDYIGIDDYNSSHLIVEHLAAQGCKRIAHIGGFKRTRIFNNRIKGYIDALNKHNLPLIDELLIESDLTIKDGREKMHQLLALTHRPDAVYVAGDYAALGALQVLNEEKISIPNEIALVGFGNEPFSSMVTPSITSIEQHSDEIGKQAALSFLEHVKNDVIKQTLTKKILDVELLIRDSSNRKHS, from the coding sequence ATTATCAAAAAGAAAACTACCATAAAAGATATCGCTAGTGTTTTAAACATCTCTCCTGCAGCTGTTTCAAAGGCTTTACATAATGATTCTCGAATAAGTGAGAAAACAAAAAAAGCGGTTAGGCAAGTTGCCAAGAATCTAAACTACCAACCTAACCACCTCGCAAGTGCTCTTAGAAGTGGTAAAAGCAAATTGGTTGGTGTTATTGTACCTAGAACAAATAGTAATTTTTTTTCTTCTGTAATACAAAATATAGAAGAAGTATTAAATAAAGAAGGTTATAATATTATTATTACACAATCTAACGAGTCTTTTAAAAAAGAATGCGCGAGTATAGATACTTTGTTATTTACACAAGTAGATGGTATAATTGCTTCTATGGCAAATGAAACTGTAGACTTAAGTTATTATGAAAAAGTAAAAAAAGCAGGAATTCCTTTGATAACATTTGATCGTGGAGAAAATGATTTAAATGTAGATTATATTGGTATAGATGATTACAACAGTAGTCATTTAATAGTAGAACATCTTGCAGCTCAAGGTTGTAAAAGAATTGCACATATTGGTGGTTTTAAACGAACTCGAATTTTTAATAACAGAATTAAAGGATATATAGATGCTTTAAATAAACACAACTTACCTCTCATTGATGAGTTGTTAATAGAAAGCGATTTAACCATAAAAGATGGTAGAGAAAAAATGCATCAATTACTAGCTTTAACGCATAGACCAGATGCTGTTTATGTGGCTGGAGATTATGCAGCTTTAGGTGCTTTACAAGTACTTAATGAAGAAAAAATTAGTATCCCTAATGAAATTGCCTTGGTTGGTTTTGGTAACGAACCTTTTAGTTCTATGGTTACTCCTTCTATTACAAGTATAGAACAACATAGTGACGAAATAGGTAAACAAGCTGCGCTTTCTTTTTTAGAGCACGTCAAAAATGATGTTATAAAACAAACACTCACCAAAAAGATTTTAGATGTAGAGTTACTTATTAGAGATTCTTCTAATAGAAAACACTCCTAA
- a CDS encoding peptidoglycan-binding domain-containing protein has protein sequence MKQLIILLLLIIAFFIGYGQYAQYKRFNSPDVDYKKSKEIDLSYYNQEAVINYYKATGDLNSFVKMQWTVNDIDVRTPEDDTEETKLAVTKYADKLATIKYYESKLEKSAELKSKGLSNKEIQFLENSGTDLESYQKSTLIKKIKSMFNPDKVFVYSQKNALIFEIQKQLNLKGFHITLDGVYKIETLNAIKEFEAKNNLLADGVLDILTLDALFK, from the coding sequence ATGAAACAATTAATTATTTTACTTTTATTGATTATTGCTTTTTTTATTGGCTACGGACAATATGCTCAATACAAAAGATTTAATTCTCCGGATGTAGATTATAAAAAATCGAAAGAAATAGATCTCTCATATTACAACCAAGAAGCTGTAATTAATTATTACAAAGCTACAGGAGACTTAAATAGCTTTGTAAAAATGCAGTGGACAGTTAATGATATTGATGTTAGAACGCCAGAAGACGATACAGAAGAAACCAAATTAGCTGTTACAAAATATGCCGATAAACTGGCAACTATTAAATACTACGAAAGTAAATTAGAAAAATCTGCTGAGTTAAAATCAAAAGGTTTGTCTAATAAAGAAATACAGTTTTTAGAAAATTCAGGAACCGATTTAGAATCTTACCAGAAATCAACTTTAATAAAGAAGATTAAAAGTATGTTTAATCCTGATAAAGTATTTGTTTATAGTCAAAAAAATGCTTTAATATTTGAAATACAAAAACAATTAAATTTAAAAGGTTTTCATATAACACTAGACGGGGTATATAAAATAGAAACTCTAAATGCGATTAAAGAGTTTGAAGCAAAAAACAATCTTTTAGCAGATGGTGTTTTAGATATTTTAACTTTAGACGCTCTGTTTAAATAA